Sequence from the Triticum dicoccoides isolate Atlit2015 ecotype Zavitan unplaced genomic scaffold, WEW_v2.0 scaffold148231, whole genome shotgun sequence genome:
TCATTACATCACGATTAACTTAGTTCGCTACATCACTGCATCACTCCATTACATCAGAACTATGTTTACCAAGACACAGGATTACAGCCTAAAGTCCATCAAGGACCAGACAACCCTGAATCTGAACTTCCCAGCACCACACGTAATTTTATGTTCATCTGCACCAGTGCGGCGTGGAGTGAAATCAAAGTTTCGTTCAGCACAAACACCATCAGCCTCATTATTTATGTGAAACATcaccgttctttccagacagatagTAATGACACTTCGCCGGAGTTTGATAACTCCACTTTCATCACTTGTAACCACGCCATCTGCTGTGCTATCATGAATCACAATCGTTTGTTCATTGTCCAGCTTGCGAGCTACATCCGCGATGCCAACTGTTATATTTCCTTTAAAAAGCCCCTCAGTGAGCTTGATTTCAAAGGTGCACTCGACTGCGTTCAGGACAGTTGTGAATCTCACTTCTGTAGTGCTGAGCCAGCTCTCAAGGGTTTCACTTCTAACCATGACATCTTTCTCTCTAGACAGTACTCGGCCATCAATGCTTATTAGACCCTTGCTAAATGGCCTGTCTGGAACTCCTTCTTCCCTTATTTTAAGATCTATCTCTAGATAGATGAAATCAACCAGCACTAGACCTCGATATGGGCCAGTTAAAATCAGCATTCCATCCTATGAAAAATATTGCACAAGAGATTAAAGTATGCTCATCCAAACACTGCTCAAAATGAAGATTGAAACTTGAAAGCATGGCATAAAAGCTACTCCGTTTATATGCAGATGACTATCTGGATCGACAACCACCAGCACTAAGATAACTCCATTTATATGTACATTAACAGTTTATTAAAGGCATCTTCAAATAAAACAAAACCCGATTAGaacgaacttagaaggaaggatgtaCCTCGTTGACACGCTGGCAATCATCTCTATTGCGGTGAAAGAGATAAATGCACTTGTAGTCAATGCTGTCTCTGGCAATGACACGGCCATAGACATCGACTGGGAAGCCTGCATCTGAGGAGACTATGCTGACGGAGAGGATGTTTGCAGAGTCTTCTAGCCCAAATTCATCTTGGTAGATACTATCAGTGTATCGCATTGGAGGGACAGACGCTGCAATTAATAAGCAAAATAAATCTATCAGATTATTTCATGACAATAAACAGCCCCAGCTTGTGTTCTTCCCATTTCtatgccactgagttaaaccacgtAATATTCTTATTTCATTTGCTGAGTTAACTTCAAGAGAAAGCTATCATCTCACCATTCGAACCAAAGTTAATTTCAATTTTAGCAAAATCAGTGATTCTTGTTGTTAAGTGATACATACGAATCAAATCCAAGTAAATGAATTGAGATTCGCTGTTAACTTCAAGAGAAAACTATCATCTCACCATCTGTAGAAAGTAAATTTCGGTTTTAGCCAAATCAGTGAGTTCCTGTTGTCAATTGATACACCTGAATCAATCTAGTAAACGGATTGGGATTCACTGTTCACTGCTATGCATCAATAATGAAGAGAACATGGCATGTCAGAGGATTCTCCTAACAGAGGATTATACAGGTGAGAGACGTCGTCCTAATGTAACGTAATTCAGTTACCATACATACTGTCAATCAGAAAAAATTACTACAGCTTTAGAAATGGAGAGGGAGAGGCCACTTACACTCCTCGTCGATGTTGAAGACGGAGAAGTCCCTGAGGAAAAACCGGGTGTAGACGTCGCGCCCCACCTTGGGATCGTGCTCGATGATGGAGTCCATGACCTTGTCGTGTGCCTCGCTTCTCCGCCGGTTCTCCTCCCGCTTCCgagccttctcctcttcctcccgccGGGACCACTCCTTCTCCTCCACCGCCCAGGCCACCCACTTCGCCCGGTCGTACACTAAAGGCTCgacgtcctccacctcctcctcctcctcctcctccaactcctctACAGATGCCATCGCCaatcgccagccgccgccgccgagccaatCGAGCAAACCCTAGAGCGCCGCCGAGCCAATCGAGCAAACCCTACTTTTCCTCTTTGTTGACTCTTATAGATGCTGCTTTGGGCTGGGCCAAGGTCCAAGACTATTAAGTAACGTGTCAGCCTAGGCAGCCCCTGAGGTGTCCGTTAGCCAAAACAACATAAATTTCATTGGAGGATTTTTTTTTCTAATTTGCACAACATTTTTTAGGGGTGATCTTTTTTACGGGTAAAAGACTTTATTTCTCATAGAATGGTCATATCATTTACAAGAAGAAGAGAAATAAAATCTGAGGTAGAATTCTCCCACAGTCTAGGTATTGTCGTTTTCTCCACTGTTTGGACTGAAACACCCTTAACCATCTACCGACGTTGCCACCAGATGTACCATGTGCTACAAGGGACCGAAGCAGATACTGGATTTAGCATTACTAACCACTAatagaaaacaaggctttggttAAGGCCAGGAtaagggcattaatcccggttcactcacgaaccgggaccaaaggatgcATCAGTCCCGCTTCGTGAGGCCAGGGCGCCGgccgggcctcgggggccattggtcccggttcgtctaacgcctttggtcccggttccagacacgaaccggGCAGGACCAAAGGCCAGTCTTCTATCCCGGTTctagccaccaaccaggactaaagagaAGCTTATATATACCCCCTGGCCGCTCACTCCTCAGTGCTCTGTTTTTTTGCCCCGGCCGTGGGAAAGGTGTGTGTTATTCTAGCCCACCTCCTATGCACATcatgtgttcgatgaaatgcccgaggcaCACTTAAGCTTTCCCCTCTCCATGTTCCTTGTCCAAGCTCCATTtgcctcaagatttgtctaggtttggcggtccgtcctgtcccgtccccgtcctcaccgccgtcgatcgcccgcgccgatctcgtcgccggcaccaccgtggtgagcctcttgttcttatcttctttctaaaagaaaaaatttgtacttgtatgatttagatagatacttgtataattttcttacttttattattgtttgttattatatagtgcgatggttttggtatccatcCCCGTCGACCCTTgtcatgtatatattatcttttgtatatatgtagctagtagcgtcggatc
This genomic interval carries:
- the LOC119343949 gene encoding uncharacterized protein LOC119343949 — encoded protein: MASVEELEEEEEEEVEDVEPLVYDRAKWVAWAVEEKEWSRREEEEKARKREENRRRSEAHDKVMDSIIEHDPKVGRDVYTRFFLRDFSVFNIDEESSVPPMRYTDSIYQDEFGLEDSANILSVSIVSSDAGFPVDVYGRVIARDSIDYKCIYLFHRNRDDCQRVNEDGMLILTGPYRGLVLVDFIYLEIDLKIREEGVPDRPFSKGLISIDGRVLSREKDVMVRSETLESWLSTTEVRFTTVLNAVECTFEIKLTEGLFKGNITVGIADVARKLDNEQTIVIHDSTADGVVTSDESGVIKLRRSVITICLERTVMFHINNEADGVCAERNFDFTPRRTGADEHKITCGAGKFRFRVVWSLMDFRL